Genomic DNA from Streptomyces sp. AM 2-1-1:
CCGGCGAGCACCGCGCAGTTCGCCCGCCCCGACTTCGGGGCCCCTGGCCAGGGCCAGGGGCTGCCCGCTCCGCGCCGGTACGGCAGCGGCGAGGAGCAGGGCGTGCCGCGTCCGGCTCCGGCCGGGGAACTGCCTCCGCGCTCGCTGCCGCCGCGCCGGTCCGCCCCCGAGGCGCTGCCGCCGGCCGGTCCCGGCGACGGCCGCACCCCGCTGTACGACACGCTGGAGACCAACTGGTTCCACGGTCCGCAGCAGGGCGGCCCGCCGGCCGACGCGACGGTGGATCCCTCGCGGCCCGAGGGCGTCCCGACCCCGCCGGCCCCGCGCCGGTCCTCCGGGGACGCGACGCCGACCGGACCGTGGCGGGCCTCGCCCAACGACGAGCTCGTACGTCAGGCCGAGCGTGTCAAGAAGCCGGCCGCCGGCGGTGTCACCACTTCGGGGCTTCCCCGCCGGGTACCGCGTGCCAATTTGGTTCCTGGTACCGCCCAGCAGCAGAATCACCAGTCCGGACCTCAGGTTTCGCGTGCGCCCGATGACGTGCGCGGGCGTCTGACCAATCTCCGCCGGGGCATCCAGCAGGGTCGGCAGGCGAACAGCCAGTCGACCGGCAGCTTCCCACTCGGCCCCACTCACCACCAGGAGCGTTAGTTGAGCCCCATGAGTCAGGCCGCGCAGAATCTGAACTGGCTGATCACCAACTTCGTGGACAACACCCCCGGGGTGTCGCACACGGTGGTGGTCTCCGCCGACGGACTCCTGCTGGCCATGTCCGAAGGATTCCCGCGCGACCGTGCCGACCAACTGGCCGCGGTCGCCTCCGGGCTCACCTCGCTGACCGCCGGTGCCTCCCGGATCTTCGAGGGCGGCGCCGTCAGCCAGACGGTGGTGGAGATGGAGCGCGGCTTCCTGTTCCTGATGTCGGTCTCGGACGGTTCGTCGCTGGCCGTTCTCGCCCACCCGGAGGCCGACATCGGCCTCGTGGGTTATGAAATGGCTCTGCTCGTCGACCGTGCCGGCACCGTCCTCACGCCCGACCTGCGCGCCGAGCTCCAGGGCAGTCTGCTCCACTAGGCGGCCGCGCAGCGGAAATCCCTCACGATCTCCTCAGGTACTGCCCACCACCCTCACTCGTCCGGCCGCTACCGCCCCCACCGGCCCCTTGCAGACGGCGAGTGGACACCTCGCCGTCACGCCCGGAGGATTCATGACCCCGCCACCCGCCTCACCCGATCCGTACGGCGCCCTGCACCACGCGTCGTACGACGGGGAGGGCGACCAGCCGCTGGTCCGTCCGTACGCCATGACCGGCGGACGGACGCGGCCGCGTTACCAGCTCGCCATCGAGGCGTTGGTCAGTACGACGGCCGACCCCGCGCACCTGGGAACGCTGCTGCCCGAGCATCAGCGGATCTGCCACCTCTGCCGCGAGGTCAAGTCGGTGGCCGAGGTTTCGGCTCTGCTGTCCATGCCGCTCGGTGTGGCCCGGATCCTGGTCGCGGACCTGGCGGAAGCCGGCATGGTGGCCATCCACCAGCCGGGCAATGGAGAGGCCGGCGGCACGCCGGATGTGACACTGCTCGAAAGGGTGCTCAGTGGACTTCGCAAGCTCTAGCGGCGGGACGACCCGCTCCACCACGTCGGCGAAGATCGTGGTGGCAGGGGGCTTCGGCGTGGGTAAGACCACGTTTGTCGGTGCCGTTTCGGAGATCAACCCGCTGCGCACCGAAGCCGTGATGACGTCCGCCTCGGCGGGCATCGACGACCTGACCCACACCGGGGACAAGACCACCACCACAGTGGCCATGGACTTCGGACGCATCACCCTGGACCAGGACCTGATCCTCTACCTGTTCGGAACCCCCGGGCAGGACCGTTTCTGGTTCATGTGGGACGACCTGGTACGCGGCGCCATCGGCGCCGTCGTCCTCGTCGACACCCGCCGCCTCGCCGACTGCTTCCCCGCCGTCGACTACTTCGAGAACAGCGGCCTCCCCTTCGTCATCGCCCTCAACGGCTTCGACGGACACCAGCCGTACACCCCCGACGAAGTACGCGAAGCACTCCAGATCGGACCGGACGCCCCGATCCTCACCACCGACGCCCGGCACCGCGCGGACGCCAAGAGCGCCCTCATCACCCTCGTCGAACACGCCCTCATGGCCCGTCTGAAGTAGGCATAAGTCGGTAGAGACGTAGGCAAGTTGCCGTAGCCGCGCGAGGGCGGGCCCTGTGTCCTTCGACACGATCCGCCTCCGCGTTCATAACGTTTCGACGATGAATTTCCCGCGGGCCGACACCCGACGCATCCGTCCGGTGCCGCTCTGCTCATACGAGCCCCGCCTTTTGGCGGGGCTCGTTCTTTATGCCCGTTTTATCTGAGGCGTACGCCACGGGGAGTGATCCGGTTCAAGTGTTTGGAACGCGGCCGGTCCCCATGCTGAAATGCGGCGAACTCCCGAGTAGTACGGCCCTGAACGAATTTACCGGCACAACGTAGGTGCCGACGCCGAGAGGTTGTTGGTCGAGTGAGGCGAAGCAACGAAGGCTCCCCGACGCAGCCTGAGCGGGGCAACTTCACGCCGCCGCGCACTGTGGGATCCCCCGGGGAGCGCACCGACCGTGCGGAGGCGGCCGCCGACGGATCGCCCGTCGGCAGTACGAGCAAGCTGTCTCCCCGCAACTGGCGGGTGGCGACGCGGCTGAACGCGATCCTCCTGATCCCCGCACTGGTGGGCCTCACCATGGGCGGGTTCCAGGTGAAGGGGTCGATCGACACCTGGAACGAGGCCCAGGACGCGGAGAAGACCGCGCTCGTGGTGCGTGCCGCCTCGGTGTACGGGCAGGCGCTGCTGAACGAGCGCGACCTCACCGCTCAGCCCCTCCTGTCGAAGGAGACGAACGCCTCCGTCGTCGCGGAGACCCGTGCCGCCACCGACAAGGCGGCGACACAGTTCACCGACTCCGTCGCCCGGATGCCCCAGAAGGCGGGCCTGCTGCGCCGTCTGAAGCTCTTCAAGGCCGAGGAGCCGAAGCTGGAGGCGCTGCGCAAGAGCGCGTACGCCACGGCGATGGACCCGGTGAAGACCGAAGAGGCGTACACCCAGATCCAGCACTCGCTGATGGAGTTCGCCAACGAGCTCGGCCTCGGCACCGGCAACGTCACCAGCTACGGCCGGACCGTCTACGCGCTGGAGCTCTCGCAGGGAGCGGCCTCGCTCCAGCGGTCGATCGGACTGCACCTGCTGGTGCGCCCGAGCGGGAACGACAAGAAGTTCAACGACCAGGTGAAGGCCTTCGGGTCGTACAACTACCTGGAGCAGATAGCGCTCGGTGAGTTCAACTCCGGCGGCACCCAGGCGAGCATCAACCGCCTCAAGGACGTCATGGCGGGCAAGGCCGCCGAGGGCGCGGAGCAGCTGAAGGCCGCCAAGGAGCAGGCCGAGGCGCTGGGCAAGCCGTTCGTGGCCCCGCCCAGTGTCGACGGCTCCGTCTTCGACGGAATGGCAGCGGCGATCGGCCAGGGCCTCTCCCCGTCCGAACTGAAGGCGAAGGGGATCACCCCGGAGACCTGGAGCGCGGCGTCGACCGCGAAGTTCCAGGGGTACGCCACCGTCACCGACGAGCTCGTGGACAAGGCGGTGGAGGAGGCCGCGCAGATCTCCTCCGATGCCAAGACCGACGCCATCGTGAACGCCTCGATCGTCGTCGTCGCGCTGCTCGCCGCCTTCGTCGTGGCCGGGTTCATGGCCCGCCAGATGAGCCGGGCGATGCGCCGGCTGCGCAACGCCGCCTTCGGCGTCGCCGAGCAGCGGCTGCCGTCGCTGGTCGACCAGTTGTCGCGGACCGAGCCGGGCCGGGTCGACACCCGGGTCGAGCCCATACCGATCAACACGAGCGACGAGATCGGCGAGGTCGCCCGCGCCTTCGACCAAGTGCACCGCGAGGCCGTCCGGCTCGCCTCCGAGCAGGCGATGCTGCGGGGGAACGTCAACGCGATCTTCACCAACCTCTCGCGCCGCAACCAGTCGCTCATCGAGGGCCAGCTGACCCTCATCACCGGCCTGGAAAACAACGAGGCCGACCCGGACCAGCTGGAGAGCCTCTTCAAGCTGGACCACCTGGCCACCCGTATGCGCCGCAACGGCGAGAACCTCCTGGTCCTCGCGGGCGAGGAGCCGGGCCGGCGCTGGAACCAGCCGGTGCCGCTGGTGGACGTGCTGCGCGCCGCCTCCTCCGAGGTGGAGTCGTACGAGCGCATCGAGCTGACCGGCGTCCCGGACACCGAGATCCACGGTCAGGCCGTGACCGACCTCGTGCACCTGCTGGCGGAGCTGCTGGAGAACGCCACGGTGTTCTCGTCGCCGCAGACCAAGGTCCGTGTCACCGCGACCCGGCTGCCGGACGGCCGCGTGATGATCGAGATCCACGACAAGGGGATCGGCCTCACCGCCGAGGACTTCGCCGACATCAACCACAAGCTCGCCAACCCGCCGACGGTGGACGCCACGGTCTCGCAGCGGATGGGGCTGTTCGTGGTCGGCCGGCTCTCCGACCGCCACGGCGTCCGGGTCCAGCTGCGTCCCTCCGGTGAGCAGGCGGGCACGACCTCCCTGGTCATGCTGCCCGACGCGATCACCCACGGGGGCGGTGGCGGATCGGCCACCGAACCGGCCGACTTCACCGTCTCCTCGATCATCCCGGAGCAGGAGCAGCCGTCCTTCGCTCCGGCTCCGCAGCTCTCGGGGATGCGTACGGCCGCCGATCTGGGCTTCGACGACTCGCGCTACGAGAGTGACCCGTCGGCGCTCGACCCGGTGGGCCGCTCGCTGATGCGCGAGGAGCGCCGGGCTGCCCTGGAGGCCGCCCACACCGGCGGCGAGGAGCAGCCGCAGTTCGAGCAGAACGGCTACCCCGGGACCGGGTACGAGCCGCAGCAGGCGCCGTACGGCCAGAACGACTACGCCCCGGGTGGGTTCGAGCAGCCGCAGCAGGGCGCCTTCGAGCCGCAGGGGTCGTACGAGCAGGGGTCCTTCGAGCCGTCCCCCCAGGGTTTCGAGCAGACCGGCCACCAGGTGGCGTACGACCCGTACGCCTCCGGCGCCACCTACGCGACGGACGCCCAGCAGCCTGCGGCCAACGGCTATACGGAAGCGGCGTACGCGGCTCCGGATGCACAACAGCCTTCGTACGGTGACGGGTTCACGCCCCTCGGTGACCAGCACCAGCAGGTCGGATGGCCGGATCAGTCCGGTTTCCAGGGCGGTTACGCGACCCCCGTCCAGGAAGAAGCGGAATCCGCTCCCGCAGCCCCCGAGGAGACTTCCGAGCGCGTAGGCTTCGATCATTCGGGCCCCACCGCGAACGCCGGTCACGAGATGACCGATGCGGGGCTTCCGCGCCGGGGCGGGCAGCAGCACCGTCCGTCCTCCGGGGCGGCGAACGACGCTCCCGCAGCGGCCGCTCCACCCCGGCGGCAGGACGCCCCGGCGGCCGCCGACCCCCAGGACGGCGAGCCGCAGGACGGCCAGGGTCCGGACGACTGGCGCTCGACCAACGACGAGCGCTGGGTCCGGGCCGAGAAGCTCCGGGACCCGAAGGCCGGCGGAATAACCCCCTCGGGGCTTCCCCGGCGGGTGCCCAAGGCCAATCTGGTCGAGGGCACCGCGGAGCAGACCCAGCAGGGCGGCCCCCAGATCTCCCGTGCCCCCGAGGACATCCGCGGCAGGTTGAGCAACCTGCGGCGCGGCATCCAGCAGGGACGCAAGCAGGGGTCGGACAGCAGTGGTAACACCTACAACCAGGAGCGTTAGTGTGAGCCCGATGAGCCAGGCGGCGCAGAATCTCAACTGGTTGATCACCAGCTTCGTGGACAGCACCCCCGGGGTGTCGCACACGGTGGTGGTCTCCGCCGACGGACTCCTGCTGGCCATGTCCGAGGGATTCCCGCGGGACCGTGCCGACCAGCTGGCGGCCGTCGCCTCCGGTCTGACGTCGCTGACCGCGGGTGCTTCCCGGATATTCGAGGGCGGCGCCGTCAACCAGACCGTTGTGGAGATGGAGCGGGGGTTTCTCTTCATCATGTCGATCTCGGACGGATCCTCGCTGGCCGTCCTCGCCCACCCGGACGCCGACATCGGTCTGGTTGGGTACGAAATGGCACTTCTGGTGGACCGCGCCGGCGGTGTTCTGACGCCGGATCTGCGCGCCGAACTCCAGGGAAGTCTTCTCAACTAGGAGACAGACCGTGCGTTTCTCGTCACCGCGCCATAGGGTGCGGTGGCGCGGACCCACGGGGACCGGCGACTGGCAGCAGGAGGAGGAGACGTGGCAGCACCCACAGGCGGACACCCGTACGACGGCAGTCAGCGGGTTCCGGACGAGCGCGGGGACGACCGCTTCACCTTCCCCTCCGCCTCGGCCGGCGAGGGCGGGCAGCAGGGTCACGACCCGTACTTCCCGCCCCGGCGGGCCGCGCAGCCGCATCCGCGCGGAGCCGACTGGCCTCAGCAGCCGGGGCCCGGGTGGTCCCAGCGGCGGGACACCGAGTGGCAGCCCCGCCAGGAGCCGCCGCAGCGGTACGAGGCCCCGGCGCCCCGGATCCAACCGGTGGCGCAGCGGCCTCCGGGGCCCGCGCAGCCCGCGCCCGCCGCGCACAACCCGTTGGTCCGTCCGTACGCCATGACCGGCGGACGGACGCGGCCGCGTTACCAGCTCGCCATCGAGGCGCTGGTCAGTACGACGGCCGATCCGTCCCAGCTGCAAGGGCAGTTGCCCGAGCACCAGCGGATCTGCCGGCTCTGCCTGGAGATCAAGTCGGTGGCCGAGATCTCGGCCCTTCTCTCGATCCCGCTCGGCGTTGCCCGGATCCTCGTCGCCGACCTGGCCGAGGCCGGACTCGTCGCTATCCATCAGCCCGGCGGCGACGAGACCGCCGGCGGCCAGCCAGATGTGACACTGCTCGAAAGGGTGCTCAGTGGACTTCGCAAGCTCTAGCGGCGGAGCGGCCCGCTCCACCACCTCGGCGAAGATCGTGGTGGCAGGGGGCTTCGGCGTGGGTAAGACCACGTTTGTCGGTGCCGTTTCGGAGATCAACCCGCTGCGCACCGAAGCCGTGATGACGTCCGCCTCGGCGGGCATCGACGACCTGACCCACACCGGGGACAAGACCACCACCACGGTGGCCATGGACTTCGGACGCATCACCCTGGACCAGGACCTGATCCTCTACCTGTTCGGAACCCCCGGGCAGGACCGTTTCTGGTTCATGTGGGACGACCTGGTACGCGGCGCCATCGGCGCCGTCGTCCTCGTCGACACCCGCCGCCTCGCCGACTGCTTCCCCGCCGTCGACTACTTCGAGAACAGCGGCCTCCCCTTCGTCATCGCCCTCAACGGCTTCGACGGACACCAGCCGTACACCCCCGACGAAGTACGCGAAGCACTCCAGATCGGGCCCGACACCCCGATCCTCACCACCGACGCCCGCCACCGCTCGGACGCCAAGAGCGCCCTCATCACCCTCGTCGAACACGCCCTCATGGCCCGTCTGCGCTAGGGGTCCGGCGGATCAGGGTCACGACCGGGTACGACCGGGTACGACCGCGTGAAAGAGAAGCCCCGCCCTCCGGCCGTCGCCGGGGGGCGGGGTTTCTTCGCGGGGCGCCGGTGGCGGCCACCGCGGAGGGGTGCTCCGCTCCGGAGCGGGAACCCCGGTGCGGCGTACCGCTGTTGGGGGCGGACGTGACGTCGTGCGCGGGCTTCGCCCCCGCCTCCACCGCTCTTCTGGACGCCGAGAACTCCGCCACCCTCGCCACGGTCGACCCGGCGGGGGACCGCGGGCTTCCGGTGGTGTGGTTCGAGGGCGGGGGCGACGCGGTCCTCGACTCCCTGACCGCCGGACGCGAGAAGGCCCGGAACATCGGGCGCGACCCGCGCGTCAGCCCCCCGGTCTTCGATCCGGGCGACCCGTACCGGTCGGCCGAGATCCGGGGAGCCGCCGAACCGCTGCCCGATCCGGACGAGGCGCTGCGCCGGCGGCTCTCGCGGCGCCGTCCGGGCGATGATCCGCCGCCGGAGGAGGCGGAGGAGGTCCGGCTGACCGTCCGGATCGCCCCGGAGCGCGTCAACGGCTTCACGGCGGAGGACCGGTCCGGCCCGTCCGCCCGTCCCGGCGTCTTCCCCCGGGCCTCCCGATGCCCTTTTCCCGGCTCGGGGCGTCCCTCGCCTCCGCCGCCGGCAGGCCCGCGGCCGGCTTCCCGGCGGCCTCTCCGGGTCCCGACGCCGGGAGAGCCGGAGCCGCCCTCCGCCCGGGGCCGTCGCCTTCCCGGCGTCCCCGTCGGCCGACGGCGGCCGTGGTGGCCGTTTCCGGCCATGCAATGGCCCCGGCCGGAGGTTGTTACCCGGCCGGGGCCACAAGGGCACTCAAGGGCCCTCCAGGGGCCTTCTGGCGTCGTGCGTGCGCGGGGCGTCGCGTGGTCCGGAGGGCTCGGGCTCTCGCCGGAGGCCTCCGGGGAGCGGTCTCAGCCCTGCCAGCTGTGCGGCGCACGGAAGCCGGGGGTGCGCTCAAGGCGGCGCCATCCGGCCATCTCCCGGCGCCGGGAGACGGGACCGGGCCGGCCCGCCGCACGGGCGAGCAGCACGGCGGTGATGGCCGCGAGCTCCTCGGGGGCGGCGTGGCCCTTCTCGACGCGCAGCACGGACTCGGCTGAAGTGACGCTCATGGGGTGTCTCCGTCTTTCTGGGCAGGGTGTCGGACCGGTGCGCGGATCGCGCGCGGCCGTCGACTACTGCGGGGGGTTGCCGTGTTTGCGGGACGGCAGGTCGGCGTGCTTGTTCCGGAGCATCGCGAGCGAGGCGATCAGCACCTCGCGGGTCTCGGCCGGGTCGATGACGTCGTCGACCAGACCGCGCTCCGCGGCGTAGTACGGGTGCATCAGCTCGGCCTTGTACTCCTTGACCATGCGGGTCCGCATGGCCTCGGGGTCCTCGGCCTCGGCGATCTGGCGCCGGAAGATGACGTTGGCGGCACCTTCGGCTCCCATGACCGCGATCTCGTTGGTCGGCCAGGCGTAGGTCAGGTCGGCACCGATGGACTGGCTGTCCATGACGATGTACGCACCGCCGTACGCCTTGCGCAGGATCAGGGAGATCCTCGGCACGGTGGCGTTGCAGTACGCGTAGAGCAGCTTGGCGCCGTGCCGGATGATCCCACCGTGCTCCTGATCCACGCCCGGGAGGAAGCCGGGTACGTCCAGAAGAGTGATGATCGGGATGTTGAAAGCGTCGCACATCTGGACGAAGCGGGCGGCCTTCTCGGACGCCTCGATGTCCAGGACACCGGCCAGGGACTGCGGCTGGTTGGCGACGATGCCGACGACCTGGCCGTCCAGACGGGCGAGGGCGCAGATGATGTTGCGGGCCCAGCGCTCGTGGATCTCCAGGTAGTCGCCCTCGTCGACGAGCTCCTCGATGACCTTGTGCATGTCGTACGGGCGGTTCCCGTCGGCGGGCACCAGGTCCAGCAGGACGTCGCTCCGCCGGTCCGCGGGGTCGTCGCTCGCCACCGCCGGAGGGTTCTCCCGGTTGTTCGAGGGGAGCATCCCGATGAGGTAGCGGACCTCGGCGATGCAGGTCTCCTCGTCGTCGTACGCGAAGTGCGCGACGCCCGAGGTCTCGGCGTGCACGTCGGCGCCGCCGAGGCCGTTCTGGGTGATCTCCTCGCCGGTGACCGCCTTGACGACGTCCGGGCCGGTGATGAACATCTGCGAGGTCTCGCGGACCATGAAGACGAAGTCGGTGAGGGCGGGGCTGTACGCCGCGCCGCCCGCGCACGGGCCGAGCATCACGCTGATCTGCGGGATGACACCGGACGCCCGGGTGTTGCGCTGGAAGATGCCGCCGTAGCCGGCGAGCGCGCTCACGCCCTCCTGGATGCGGGCACCGGCGCCGTCGTTCAGTGAGACCAGCGGAGCTCCGGCCGAGATGGCCATGTCCATGATCTTGTGGATCTTGGTGGCGTGCGCCTCGCCCAGCGCCCCGCCGAAGATGCGGAAGTCGTGGGCGTAGACGAAGACCGTCCGGCCGTCGACGGTGCCCCAGCCGGTAATCACACCGTCGGTGTAGGGCTTCTTCGACTCCAGACCGAAGCCGGTGGCCCGGTGCCGCCTGAGCTGCTCGACCTCCCTGAACGAACCGGCGTCCAGCAGGAGTTCGATGCGCTCGCGGGCGGTCAGCTTGCCCTTGGCGTGCTGCGCCTCGGTGGCCCGGTCGCTCGGACCCCGCCGCGCCTGCTCGCGCAGGGTCAGCAGTTCGGCCACCCGGCCACGCGTGTCGCTCGGCTCACCCGGGATTTCGTCCACAACGGTCATGTACCGACCCTACGAATCAGGCAGCGGAATACCGCCGTCGAATCCGTACAGTCTCCTGACCCGTTTCCTGGCAAGGAGCGACAGAACAGTCGCACCATGCGTGCGATCCACCATCCCGACCCCTCTTCCCCTTGTGGATTTCCCACAAAGTGCCGTCGAGCGCCCGAGCGGCCGCGCAGGGAGTCCGCGCGGCAAAGAGCCTAGTGGTCCCCCGGCCCCGGGGGCCGCTCGCGCGCCTTTCCGGCCCGGCGGCCGACGCGCCCCCGCCCCCTCGCAGAACCTTCACTTCTTGACCGCGCAGACGGCACCGTCGCCCCTCTTACATGCCAACAACGGTTTGGTGAAGACGAGTTGTGAAGAAACGCCGATTCTGAGAGCGCTCTCAGTCACATCCCTTGACGCCTGTGACGGGCGTGACGAGAGTGGTCCGCACCACAGGCGGCCCCCACCGCCCCGCGCGGCCCCGTCGCGCTCCGTACACCCCCACCCCCCACCCCTCCGGAGCTCCTCGTGATCTCTCGTCGCACGTTCTTCGCCGGCGCCGCCGCTTCGGCAGCCGCCCTCAGCTATCCCGTCTGGGGGAGTGCCCTCTCGCCGCGCGCCTCGGCCGCCGCCGCGACGTGCGAGCTGGCGCTGGTGAACCGCTCGCTGCCGGGCACGGTGCGCGCCTACGTCACCGGACACGAGCAGGGCACCGACCGCTGGGTGCTGCTCCGCGCGGACGGCAGCCTCTACCGGCCGGACTCCCCCGCCGCCGCGCGGACTCCGCTGCCGGTCGACTGCTCGATCCCGCTGAACGCGGCGGGCGGCGCGCCCGTCGTCCTGACGCTCCCGCAGATGTACGGCGCCCGGGTCTACTTCGTACGGGACGACACCCTCGACTTCTACCTCGACCCGGGGCCGTCCCTGGTGGAGCCGGCCTTCGCCACCTCGGCGGACCCGAACTACGGGCGCACCTGGTCCTTCTGCGAGTTCACCTTCAACCCGCAGCAGCTGTACGCGAACATCAGCTACGTCGACCTCGTCACGGCGCTTCCGATCGGGCTCACGCTGGAGGGGGACGGCACGCACACCGTCGCTCCGCTGCCGGACGGCGCGGTGCAGCGGATCGCGGACGGCCTGATCGCGCAGGCGGCGGCCGACGGACAGCCGTGGGACGAGCTGGTCACCCGGGACGCGGACGGCCGGGTGCTGCGGGTGGTCTCGCCGCAGAACCTCATGGCTCCGTACTTCGACCGTCCCGACCGGATGCCCTTCCGGGACCTGTTCACCGCGCAGATCGACCAGGTCTGGGAGACCTACCGCTCCACCGACCTGCGGATCGACCTCCAGGGCGGCCGGGGCGTGCGGACCGGCCGGGTCAGCGGGGACACCCTCGTCTTCGAGGGCGGCCATACGTTCACCAAGCCGGTCTCCAAGGACGTCTTCACCTGCAACCACGGGCCCTTCACCAACGACCCGGCCGACTCCGACGACAAGAAGGCCCTGCTGGCGCGGCTGGCGGCCGGGTTCAACCGGTCGATCATGCTCGGCCACCCGGACCAGCCGAACGGCACGAGCGCCGCGGACTACTACCAGGGGCCGGTGACCAACCACTGGTCCCGCATCGTGCACGCCAACAGCCCGATCGGTTACGCCTTCCCCTACGACGACGTGCGCCCCGACGGCCGGCCGGACGTCTCGGGCGCCGCCGACGACGGCAACCCGCGGCGCTTCACCGTGAGCGTCGGTTCCTGACTCCCCCATGGTGCGTGTGCCCCCTCTCCCACGGTGGGAGAGGGGGCACACGCGCAGGTGGGAGGCCGAGGCGTCAGCAGCCGCCGCAGTTGTAGTACGTCACGTCCCAGTGGTTGCCCTCGTTGACGTAGAGGTTGCCGGAGGCCGCCTGGTACTGGGCGTACCCGTCACCGCGGAGCCCGATGTAGGTGAAGGTGCCGGTGACGTAGTTGTTCAGGCAGGTGTTCTTCGCGAAGTCGAGCTTGTAGCCGTTCCAGTGCGAGTAGGTGCCGCCCGCATGACCCGTCTCCGTCCCGCCGGTGATGTTGAGGGCGCAGCCGGTGGCGCTCTTCAGGGTCTGGGCGCCCTGGGCGGTGGCCAGGTTGAGCTGGTCGAAGGAGGTGCACGTCGCGACGTTCCGGTTGGAACAGCCGCCCGAGGACGACCAGGTGATCCCGGACGAGCTGAACCGGGCGGTGGCCTGGGCGTGGGTGAGCTTGGTGGCGGCGTGCGCGTCGGTGGCGCCGCCGAGGACACCGACCCCCGGCGCGAAGAGGGCGCCCAGCACGAGGGCGAGGGCGGTGAGTGCGGAGCGGAGCCTGGGGCGGTTCAACATGGGGGATTCCTCCTGCTCATGACAACTTTCGGACAGTCGCCCGCGACGGCGTGGGGGGTGGGGTTCGAGGGGCGTCGCGGGAGCGGCTAGGGCGATAGTGCCCGAGTTCTACGCGCGTCCGCCAGACCGCGTCCGTGGCGACGCGATGAATACCGGAGAACGGCGGATCCGCCGGTGGCGGCGCGCCCGGCGCCGGCGGATCGGAGAGGCTCCCCGGGGCGGGAGGGAAGAGACCGGACGCTTGATGTTGAACTTTGAACTAAACGGGGCTACAGTCAAACTCGTTGAAGGTTGAACAACCCAGGGCCTTCGACTCCGCCGCACACGTCTCCCGAGGAGGAGCCATGGCTCTGTTCAACCGCAAGCCGGTCGCCGCCACCACCACCGCTGTCGCCGAGAAGCCCGCCGTGGACCCCGCGCTCGCCGCCCTGACCGGCACGTACACGATCGACCCGGCCCACAGCAGCATCGGTTTCACGGTGCGCCACGCCATGGTGACGAACGTGCGCGGCTCCTTCGGTGAGCACGAGGGCACCCTGGTGCTGAACGGCACCGACCCGCACCACTCCACCGCCTCCATCGACGTCAGGATCGCCAGCATCGACACCGGCATCGCCGACCGTGACGGCCACCTGCGCAGCGGCGACTTCTTCGACGCCGAAGCCTTCCCGCTGATGACGTTCCGTTCCACCGGCGCCGAGCAGCTCGGTGGCGACGACTACCGCGTCACCGGCGATCTCACCATCAAGGACGTGACCCGCCCGCTCTCCATCGACCTGGAGTTCAACGGCTCGGCCACCGACGTCTACGGCAACGAGCGCGTCGGTTTCGAGGGCTCGGCGACCATCCTCCGCTCCGA
This window encodes:
- a CDS encoding roadblock/LC7 domain-containing protein; this translates as MSQAAQNLNWLITNFVDNTPGVSHTVVVSADGLLLAMSEGFPRDRADQLAAVASGLTSLTAGASRIFEGGAVSQTVVEMERGFLFLMSVSDGSSLAVLAHPEADIGLVGYEMALLVDRAGTVLTPDLRAELQGSLLH
- a CDS encoding roadblock/LC7 domain-containing protein — translated: MSQAAQNLNWLITSFVDSTPGVSHTVVVSADGLLLAMSEGFPRDRADQLAAVASGLTSLTAGASRIFEGGAVNQTVVEMERGFLFIMSISDGSSLAVLAHPDADIGLVGYEMALLVDRAGGVLTPDLRAELQGSLLN
- a CDS encoding DUF742 domain-containing protein, yielding MTPPPASPDPYGALHHASYDGEGDQPLVRPYAMTGGRTRPRYQLAIEALVSTTADPAHLGTLLPEHQRICHLCREVKSVAEVSALLSMPLGVARILVADLAEAGMVAIHQPGNGEAGGTPDVTLLERVLSGLRKL
- a CDS encoding ATP/GTP-binding protein produces the protein MDFASSSGGAARSTTSAKIVVAGGFGVGKTTFVGAVSEINPLRTEAVMTSASAGIDDLTHTGDKTTTTVAMDFGRITLDQDLILYLFGTPGQDRFWFMWDDLVRGAIGAVVLVDTRRLADCFPAVDYFENSGLPFVIALNGFDGHQPYTPDEVREALQIGPDTPILTTDARHRSDAKSALITLVEHALMARLR
- a CDS encoding DUF742 domain-containing protein; the encoded protein is MAAPTGGHPYDGSQRVPDERGDDRFTFPSASAGEGGQQGHDPYFPPRRAAQPHPRGADWPQQPGPGWSQRRDTEWQPRQEPPQRYEAPAPRIQPVAQRPPGPAQPAPAAHNPLVRPYAMTGGRTRPRYQLAIEALVSTTADPSQLQGQLPEHQRICRLCLEIKSVAEISALLSIPLGVARILVADLAEAGLVAIHQPGGDETAGGQPDVTLLERVLSGLRKL
- a CDS encoding ATP/GTP-binding protein; the protein is MDFASSSGGTTRSTTSAKIVVAGGFGVGKTTFVGAVSEINPLRTEAVMTSASAGIDDLTHTGDKTTTTVAMDFGRITLDQDLILYLFGTPGQDRFWFMWDDLVRGAIGAVVLVDTRRLADCFPAVDYFENSGLPFVIALNGFDGHQPYTPDEVREALQIGPDAPILTTDARHRADAKSALITLVEHALMARLK
- a CDS encoding nitrate- and nitrite sensing domain-containing protein — its product is MRRSNEGSPTQPERGNFTPPRTVGSPGERTDRAEAAADGSPVGSTSKLSPRNWRVATRLNAILLIPALVGLTMGGFQVKGSIDTWNEAQDAEKTALVVRAASVYGQALLNERDLTAQPLLSKETNASVVAETRAATDKAATQFTDSVARMPQKAGLLRRLKLFKAEEPKLEALRKSAYATAMDPVKTEEAYTQIQHSLMEFANELGLGTGNVTSYGRTVYALELSQGAASLQRSIGLHLLVRPSGNDKKFNDQVKAFGSYNYLEQIALGEFNSGGTQASINRLKDVMAGKAAEGAEQLKAAKEQAEALGKPFVAPPSVDGSVFDGMAAAIGQGLSPSELKAKGITPETWSAASTAKFQGYATVTDELVDKAVEEAAQISSDAKTDAIVNASIVVVALLAAFVVAGFMARQMSRAMRRLRNAAFGVAEQRLPSLVDQLSRTEPGRVDTRVEPIPINTSDEIGEVARAFDQVHREAVRLASEQAMLRGNVNAIFTNLSRRNQSLIEGQLTLITGLENNEADPDQLESLFKLDHLATRMRRNGENLLVLAGEEPGRRWNQPVPLVDVLRAASSEVESYERIELTGVPDTEIHGQAVTDLVHLLAELLENATVFSSPQTKVRVTATRLPDGRVMIEIHDKGIGLTAEDFADINHKLANPPTVDATVSQRMGLFVVGRLSDRHGVRVQLRPSGEQAGTTSLVMLPDAITHGGGGGSATEPADFTVSSIIPEQEQPSFAPAPQLSGMRTAADLGFDDSRYESDPSALDPVGRSLMREERRAALEAAHTGGEEQPQFEQNGYPGTGYEPQQAPYGQNDYAPGGFEQPQQGAFEPQGSYEQGSFEPSPQGFEQTGHQVAYDPYASGATYATDAQQPAANGYTEAAYAAPDAQQPSYGDGFTPLGDQHQQVGWPDQSGFQGGYATPVQEEAESAPAAPEETSERVGFDHSGPTANAGHEMTDAGLPRRGGQQHRPSSGAANDAPAAAAPPRRQDAPAAADPQDGEPQDGQGPDDWRSTNDERWVRAEKLRDPKAGGITPSGLPRRVPKANLVEGTAEQTQQGGPQISRAPEDIRGRLSNLRRGIQQGRKQGSDSSGNTYNQER